In Dyadobacter sp. CECT 9275, the following proteins share a genomic window:
- a CDS encoding SufE family protein, with translation MTINEIQDDLISDFELFDDWESKYEYIIDLGKQLPKLDEQYKTEENIIKGCQSLVWLHAYMDGDKLKFDADSDAIIVRGLVSMLVKVLSGHTPEEISRTNLYFMERIGLHQHLAQTRSNGLASMVKQMKAYAFAYQAVN, from the coding sequence ATGACGATCAACGAAATACAAGACGATCTGATCTCGGACTTTGAACTGTTCGATGATTGGGAAAGTAAGTATGAATATATCATTGACCTTGGCAAGCAGTTACCCAAGCTTGACGAGCAGTATAAAACCGAAGAAAATATCATCAAGGGATGTCAGTCGCTTGTTTGGCTTCATGCTTATATGGATGGAGACAAGCTCAAATTCGATGCAGATAGTGACGCTATTATCGTACGTGGGTTGGTGAGCATGCTGGTGAAAGTGTTATCAGGGCATACGCCTGAGGAGATTTCCCGGACAAATCTTTACTTTATGGAACGTATTGGTTTACACCAGCACCTGGCACAAACACGGTCCAACGGACTGGCGTCAATGGTGAAACAGATGAAAGCCTATGCATTTGCATACCAGGCGGTGAACTGA
- a CDS encoding SUF system Fe-S cluster assembly protein: MTESELREEVVRAIKTVYDPEIPVDVYELGLIYDLKIFPVNNVYVSMTLTSPSCPSAGTLPGEVEQKIREVEGVNDVSLELTFDPPYSTEMMSEEAKLELGFM, translated from the coding sequence ATGACTGAATCGGAATTACGTGAAGAAGTTGTAAGGGCAATCAAGACAGTGTATGACCCGGAAATTCCTGTGGATGTGTACGAGCTGGGGTTGATCTATGACCTTAAAATATTTCCTGTAAATAATGTTTATGTATCCATGACCCTCACGTCTCCTTCCTGTCCGTCGGCCGGGACTTTGCCGGGAGAAGTGGAACAAAAGATACGTGAAGTGGAAGGTGTCAATGACGTAAGCCTCGAACTCACATTTGATCCGCCATATAGTACCGAAATGATGTCGGAAGAGGCGAAACTGGAACTAGGATTTATGTAG
- a CDS encoding BrxA/BrxB family bacilliredoxin, which yields MYPPQLVAPMKAELVNAGFQDLSTAEEVDNFMQNTKGTSLVVINSVCGCAAGAARPGVRAALTRSDIKPDNLATVFAGFDLEAVAKMREYCLPYPPSSPAVALFKDGELIHFVERHHIEGRSAEMIAQHLQMAFEEFCAEEA from the coding sequence ATGTATCCCCCCCAACTTGTAGCTCCCATGAAAGCCGAGCTTGTTAATGCAGGTTTTCAGGATTTATCAACTGCTGAAGAAGTAGATAACTTCATGCAAAACACAAAAGGTACTTCTCTTGTTGTGATCAATTCCGTATGTGGTTGTGCAGCTGGTGCGGCTCGGCCGGGTGTGAGAGCAGCGCTTACCCGCAGCGATATCAAGCCCGATAACCTAGCAACGGTGTTCGCCGGATTCGACTTGGAAGCGGTAGCTAAAATGCGTGAGTATTGCCTGCCTTACCCGCCATCGTCGCCTGCGGTAGCACTTTTTAAAGATGGAGAACTGATCCATTTTGTTGAGCGCCATCATATCGAAGGCCGTTCGGCTGAAATGATCGCTCAGCATTTGCAAATGGCATTTGAGGAATTCTGTGCAGAAGAAGCATAA
- a CDS encoding vWA domain-containing protein: protein MRGHLFSKFVPAESTGNSKFEQLYDIFQQLLLMTSGDVSEAMSWLSELDRQYNLTNDSYGIGDFFDDLKKKGYIREEAADGEKKVIMTPKAEKSIRKSALDEIFGKLKRSKSGGNHHTPHLGVGDELSSDIRDFQFGDTLDQIAMTESIKNAQVNHGIGDFMLMENDLEVVEREQKTTTSTVVMIDISHSMILYGEDRITPAKKVALALAELIRTKYPKDSLDIIVFGNDAWQIQLKDLPYLEVGPYHTNTVAGLELAMDLLRRKKTKNKQIFMITDGKPTCLKEGIRYYKNSFGLDRKIINKTLTLAAQARKLDIPVTTFMIASDPYLKQFVQNFTQVNNGRAYYSNLQGLGGFVLEDFQRNRRKNMK from the coding sequence ATGAGGGGGCACCTTTTTTCGAAATTCGTTCCGGCAGAAAGTACCGGAAATTCCAAATTTGAACAGTTATACGATATTTTCCAGCAATTGCTGCTCATGACTTCCGGGGATGTAAGCGAAGCTATGTCATGGCTGAGCGAGCTGGACCGTCAGTACAATTTAACCAATGATTCGTACGGGATCGGCGATTTCTTCGATGATCTCAAAAAGAAAGGATATATCAGGGAAGAGGCGGCAGATGGTGAAAAAAAGGTGATTATGACTCCTAAGGCTGAGAAGAGTATCCGGAAAAGTGCGCTGGATGAAATCTTTGGGAAACTGAAAAGATCTAAGTCAGGAGGAAACCACCATACCCCGCATTTGGGCGTGGGAGATGAATTAAGCAGTGATATCCGTGATTTTCAGTTTGGTGACACACTCGACCAGATTGCGATGACGGAGTCAATTAAGAATGCCCAGGTTAACCACGGGATAGGGGACTTTATGCTGATGGAAAATGACCTGGAAGTGGTGGAAAGGGAACAAAAAACCACTACATCGACCGTTGTGATGATCGATATCAGCCACTCGATGATCCTCTATGGCGAGGACCGGATTACCCCCGCTAAAAAAGTTGCCCTTGCTTTGGCTGAACTGATCAGGACCAAATATCCCAAAGATTCACTTGATATCATTGTATTCGGCAATGATGCCTGGCAAATTCAGCTGAAAGACCTGCCCTATCTTGAGGTAGGACCGTACCATACCAATACTGTTGCGGGTCTGGAACTTGCGATGGATTTGCTGCGCCGGAAGAAAACAAAGAACAAACAGATTTTTATGATCACCGACGGAAAACCAACCTGCCTGAAAGAGGGTATCCGGTATTATAAAAACAGCTTTGGGCTCGATCGCAAAATCATCAATAAAACGCTGACGCTCGCCGCGCAGGCACGAAAACTGGATATCCCTGTGACAACCTTCATGATTGCTTCGGATCCTTACCTGAAGCAATTTGTACAGAATTTCACACAGGTCAACAACGGACGTGCTTATTACAGTAACCTGCAGGGATTAGGCGGTTTTGTCCTTGAAGATTTTCAGCGCAACAGAAGAAAAAATATGAAGTGA
- a CDS encoding PIG-L family deacetylase, translating to MRKILLSLILISAVTKLSAQTSAGEIYQNLKKLNVLGSVLYIAAHPDDENTLMLSYLSKDQLVRTGYMSLTRGDGGQNLIGPEQGYNIGVIRTQELLGARRIDGAEQFFSRAYDFGFSKTRDETLRFWNKDKVLGDVVWMIRKFQPDVIITRFPPDPRAGHGHHQTSAYLAEEAFALAPDPKAYPDQLKFVKTWQTKRLVWNSFTPGFTNKKPTDEKTPFISIEIGGYNTVLGKSYTEIAAESRSMHKSQAFGSSPVRGTRIDYFLHKTGEPAKVSLFDNIDTSWKRVKGSEKVEALISDAIDRFSIAEPVKSVPALLQINAALNQLDEENIYVKTKKTEIQHLLVQCLGLWFESNPKNYSATAGENVDFQISIVKRSGYPVKLVSLKWTGRERDSTFNMSLEDNDLFSLPVSTILPQNIKTTQPYWLEKPIEKGMFQIDQQQDIGYPENRPKTLSEFKFEINGQEFVYTKPWVYKFNDPAEGEIYRPFEVRPAMTVTLNEPVFIFPSPTPKFVGVTIQAQRDSMKGQLKLDLPIGWKSDPTAYDFAIAEKYQQQYKVFKVTPPALYQEVTIKAVAKVGETVYDKSLKTISFRHIPTQTIFPPAETKLARVDVKTSVKRIGYIAGAGDDVPSALRQIGCEVTMLNEAELAKELSAYEAIVVGVRAYNTESRLINYQSKLMDYVKNGGTLVVQYTIPGDQKVKDIGPYPLQTGRDRIAEEDAELKFLIPGHPLFNFPNKITDKDFQGWIQERGLYFAQTWDKTHYQALLSGNDTDETRKEGILLHARYGKGHYIYTGLSFFRELPAGVTGAYRLFANIISVGKTK from the coding sequence ATGCGAAAAATATTACTTTCCCTGATCCTTATTTCCGCCGTCACAAAATTATCCGCGCAAACCTCTGCCGGCGAAATCTATCAGAATCTGAAGAAACTGAACGTGCTCGGTTCTGTGCTGTATATAGCTGCCCACCCTGATGACGAAAACACCCTGATGTTATCCTATCTGTCCAAGGATCAGCTGGTCAGAACGGGATATATGTCCCTAACCAGGGGAGATGGCGGGCAAAATCTGATCGGGCCGGAGCAAGGTTATAACATTGGGGTCATCAGAACGCAGGAATTACTTGGAGCCCGGCGAATTGATGGTGCCGAACAGTTTTTTTCCCGTGCTTATGACTTCGGCTTCTCTAAAACGCGTGATGAAACTTTACGATTCTGGAATAAGGATAAAGTACTGGGTGATGTGGTGTGGATGATCCGAAAATTTCAGCCTGATGTGATCATTACCCGATTCCCTCCCGACCCGCGTGCCGGACACGGGCACCATCAGACCTCGGCATATCTGGCTGAGGAAGCATTTGCCCTTGCTCCCGATCCAAAGGCCTATCCCGATCAATTAAAATTTGTAAAAACCTGGCAAACTAAACGGCTGGTATGGAACTCTTTCACACCCGGTTTCACCAATAAAAAACCAACCGACGAAAAAACTCCGTTTATTTCCATTGAAATAGGAGGATACAATACTGTTCTGGGCAAGTCTTATACCGAAATTGCGGCAGAAAGCCGCAGCATGCATAAAAGTCAGGCGTTTGGAAGCTCTCCGGTGCGAGGCACCAGAATTGATTACTTCCTTCACAAAACCGGAGAACCTGCCAAGGTTTCCTTGTTTGACAACATAGATACATCCTGGAAACGAGTGAAAGGGAGCGAAAAAGTAGAGGCGCTCATTTCTGATGCCATCGACCGGTTTTCAATTGCGGAGCCTGTCAAGTCGGTCCCGGCACTGCTGCAGATTAACGCGGCGTTGAACCAACTGGATGAAGAAAATATATATGTAAAAACAAAAAAAACAGAAATACAGCATTTACTGGTACAGTGCCTGGGTTTATGGTTTGAAAGTAATCCAAAAAATTATTCGGCAACCGCCGGAGAAAACGTAGACTTTCAGATTTCCATCGTTAAACGCTCCGGGTATCCGGTAAAACTGGTTTCGCTTAAATGGACGGGAAGAGAACGTGACAGTACTTTTAATATGTCTTTGGAGGATAACGATCTGTTCAGCTTACCCGTCAGCACCATTTTACCGCAAAACATAAAAACCACACAACCCTACTGGCTGGAAAAACCGATTGAAAAAGGTATGTTTCAGATTGACCAACAGCAAGATATTGGATACCCCGAAAACCGGCCCAAAACCCTTTCAGAATTTAAATTTGAAATAAACGGACAGGAATTCGTTTACACCAAACCCTGGGTTTATAAATTTAACGATCCGGCAGAAGGTGAAATTTACCGGCCTTTTGAGGTGAGACCCGCTATGACGGTCACTCTCAACGAACCGGTATTCATTTTCCCCAGCCCCACTCCTAAGTTTGTCGGTGTTACAATCCAGGCACAGCGGGACAGCATGAAGGGGCAGCTAAAACTTGACCTGCCTATTGGCTGGAAAAGCGATCCGACGGCCTATGACTTTGCTATTGCCGAAAAATATCAGCAGCAATATAAGGTTTTCAAGGTAACACCACCGGCCTTATATCAAGAAGTTACCATAAAGGCAGTCGCAAAAGTCGGCGAAACAGTATATGATAAGTCCCTGAAAACTATCAGCTTCCGCCATATTCCAACCCAAACCATTTTCCCGCCGGCCGAGACCAAACTGGCTCGGGTGGATGTTAAAACCAGTGTAAAAAGAATAGGATATATTGCCGGAGCTGGTGACGATGTCCCATCCGCATTGCGGCAGATTGGCTGTGAAGTCACAATGCTCAACGAAGCTGAGCTGGCCAAGGAATTGTCGGCTTATGAGGCCATTGTGGTAGGCGTGCGGGCTTATAATACGGAAAGCCGGCTGATTAATTACCAGTCCAAATTAATGGATTATGTTAAAAACGGGGGAACGCTGGTGGTTCAGTACACCATTCCCGGCGACCAGAAAGTAAAAGATATTGGCCCCTATCCGCTTCAGACTGGCCGGGACCGCATAGCCGAAGAAGACGCCGAGCTGAAATTTCTGATCCCCGGACACCCGCTTTTCAACTTTCCTAATAAAATTACGGATAAAGATTTCCAGGGATGGATACAGGAACGCGGCTTGTACTTTGCCCAAACATGGGACAAAACGCACTATCAGGCACTTCTATCCGGCAACGACACGGATGAAACACGCAAAGAAGGCATTTTGCTACATGCCCGTTATGGGAAAGGGCACTATATCTATACCGGGCTTTCCTTTTTCAGGGAATTGCCCGCGGGGGTTACCGGCGCTTACCGGCTATTTGCCAATATCATTTCAGTAGGTAAAACAAAATAA
- a CDS encoding 4'-phosphopantetheinyl transferase family protein codes for MGIALTKKIGTEGILSLWQITETASELTEGLIAAEQEELATKKPFSEKRRKEWLATRQLLAHMMPVPEKICYQSNGKPYLLSGEYHVSISHSANYAALYLSKTRQTGVDIQQMRSSVIKGADFFMTEQEMIWAENGDVVVQNLIWSAKESVFKFFGDDSLNLKKDIKISRFVPEQFGKMQAYVFIREAQTAVSIGYEIIGDYVLTWTI; via the coding sequence ATGGGCATCGCTCTCACAAAAAAAATTGGTACGGAGGGAATATTGAGCCTGTGGCAAATAACAGAAACTGCCTCTGAGCTTACGGAAGGCCTGATAGCAGCCGAACAGGAAGAATTGGCAACAAAGAAGCCATTTTCTGAAAAACGCCGGAAGGAGTGGCTTGCCACGCGTCAGCTGCTGGCACACATGATGCCCGTACCGGAAAAGATATGCTACCAGTCGAATGGCAAACCATATCTTCTCAGTGGTGAATATCACGTATCTATTTCTCATTCAGCAAATTACGCAGCCCTATATCTTTCAAAAACCAGACAAACGGGCGTTGATATTCAACAAATGAGAAGCTCCGTAATAAAAGGAGCTGATTTTTTTATGACTGAACAGGAAATGATATGGGCCGAAAACGGTGATGTGGTGGTTCAAAACCTGATCTGGTCTGCAAAGGAGTCTGTATTTAAATTTTTTGGCGATGACAGCCTCAATCTGAAAAAAGATATCAAAATAAGTCGGTTCGTTCCGGAACAATTTGGAAAAATGCAGGCTTATGTTTTCATTCGGGAAGCGCAAACAGCAGTGAGTATCGGGTATGAGATAATCGGTGATTATGTTCTCACCTGGACAATCTGA
- a CDS encoding C45 family autoproteolytic acyltransferase/hydolase, giving the protein MWPKNKAIRVVLKVVSVVLLVSGILFGLFIWRIKVPSPDIKSTKTVESYSRVQVGPDHYTVGNCWLKKNKYGIWEMYLEGAPYERGLIYGVLAKELIEKQEIYFVDQINELIPNRFFLQIIKGFVGWFNKDIYKYVPEENQEEIYGVSQSFSDQFDYIGPKYYRILNYHAAHDIGHALTDLNMVGCTSFSVNNGLSADSTLLIARNFDFYMGDAFAKDKLIVFMKPDKGYKFASYAWAGLTGVVSGMNEKGITVTLNASKSDIPYGAKDPISLLAREILQYAKNIEEAVAIARKRETFVSESLLIGSSEDNKSIIIEKSPQKMDVYDSGKDYLVCANHYQGESFIRDSVNIMNIKNSDSRSRFERMNQLMERSFPIDVTEAAGILRDKNGVNDEFVGYGNPMTLNQLIAHHGILFKPAQKRMWISTPPYQLGTFVAYDLQQVFASGGKVTSAEALNVPQDPFVVSPDFDKYEAFKMTKQKINKFVMLGIPLALSPADEKNFIDKNPKSYLPYLALGDYHQAKKENEKAIIYYNKALQHTVSSLNERHAIVEKIKACKKDN; this is encoded by the coding sequence ATGTGGCCGAAAAATAAAGCTATTCGCGTTGTTCTGAAAGTTGTAAGTGTTGTATTGCTTGTTTCGGGTATTCTTTTCGGACTGTTCATCTGGCGGATAAAGGTACCAAGCCCTGACATTAAAAGTACAAAAACGGTTGAAAGTTATAGCCGTGTGCAAGTAGGGCCAGATCATTACACGGTTGGTAATTGCTGGCTCAAAAAGAACAAGTATGGTATCTGGGAAATGTATCTGGAAGGCGCACCGTATGAACGGGGCCTCATCTACGGGGTTCTGGCTAAGGAACTTATAGAGAAACAGGAAATCTATTTTGTTGACCAGATCAACGAGCTCATTCCGAACCGGTTTTTCCTGCAGATTATCAAAGGTTTTGTCGGCTGGTTTAACAAGGATATCTATAAGTATGTGCCAGAGGAAAATCAGGAAGAGATTTATGGGGTCAGTCAATCATTTTCGGATCAGTTTGACTATATCGGGCCTAAATATTACCGGATACTCAATTATCACGCGGCCCATGATATTGGCCATGCACTCACCGACCTGAATATGGTGGGATGTACTTCTTTTTCTGTTAATAACGGTTTATCGGCTGATTCCACATTGCTTATTGCCCGTAATTTCGACTTTTACATGGGCGATGCATTTGCTAAAGACAAACTCATTGTTTTCATGAAGCCCGACAAAGGGTATAAGTTTGCTTCTTACGCCTGGGCGGGTCTTACCGGCGTTGTTTCAGGGATGAATGAAAAGGGAATTACGGTTACACTGAATGCTTCCAAGTCGGATATCCCTTATGGCGCCAAGGACCCGATATCGCTGCTGGCACGCGAAATATTGCAATACGCCAAAAATATTGAGGAAGCAGTAGCTATTGCCCGCAAGCGGGAAACCTTTGTTTCTGAGTCGTTACTGATAGGCTCCTCGGAAGATAACAAGTCGATTATCATTGAAAAATCTCCCCAGAAAATGGATGTGTATGACTCAGGGAAAGATTACCTGGTATGTGCCAATCATTACCAGGGTGAAAGTTTTATCCGGGATTCGGTTAATATCATGAATATAAAAAATTCGGATTCCCGGAGCAGGTTTGAGAGAATGAATCAGTTAATGGAGCGTTCTTTTCCGATAGACGTGACGGAAGCAGCCGGGATACTGCGGGATAAAAATGGCGTAAACGACGAGTTTGTGGGATATGGTAATCCCATGACGCTGAATCAGCTGATCGCGCACCATGGTATTTTGTTCAAACCTGCCCAGAAAAGAATGTGGATATCTACCCCTCCTTATCAGCTGGGTACTTTTGTAGCTTATGATCTTCAACAGGTTTTTGCGTCCGGCGGGAAAGTCACCTCCGCAGAAGCATTGAATGTACCGCAGGATCCCTTTGTAGTATCACCTGATTTTGACAAGTATGAGGCGTTTAAAATGACGAAACAAAAGATCAATAAGTTTGTCATGCTGGGGATACCATTGGCACTGAGTCCTGCGGATGAAAAAAACTTCATTGACAAGAACCCGAAGAGTTACCTTCCTTATCTGGCTCTGGGAGATTACCATCAAGCAAAAAAAGAAAACGAAAAGGCTATCATTTATTACAATAAGGCTTTACAGCACACGGTGTCGTCTTTGAACGAGCGGCATGCCATTGTAGAAAAAATTAAAGCATGTAAAAAGGATAACTGA
- a CDS encoding phenylacetate--CoA ligase family protein has product MTSAEITALQNRKLQELLQYLSARSPYYQELFRERDIDISTIRTTADLSRLPFTTKDDLARNNDAFLCVAKSDITDFVTTSGTLSDPVAFYLTDADVDRLAHNEAESFRCAGGTAGDIYQLMTTIDKRFMAGLAYWMGARKMGAGIIRVGPGAPFLQWESILRFSPTVLIAIPSFIPKLIDYAEANDIDFRSSGVKSVICIGEPIRNPDFSLNELGKRITSKWDIRLYSTYASTEMGAAFTECEQGRGGHLNPDLLILEVVDENGNEVNEGELGEVVVTTLGVEGMPLIRYKTGDLCHVYHAPCACGRVSTRLGPVVGRKQQMIKFKGTTIFPPALFDVLDMVREIDLYQVVISKNEYGNDDITILLSMQLQSVSFREKLHSLFKSRLRVTPALQFITAEELSFRIYKQEKRKPEKLVYI; this is encoded by the coding sequence ATGACTTCAGCAGAAATAACAGCCTTACAAAACCGGAAGCTCCAGGAGCTTCTTCAGTACCTCTCAGCCCGTTCGCCCTACTATCAGGAGCTTTTCCGGGAAAGGGATATCGATATCAGTACGATCAGAACTACTGCTGATCTGTCGCGGCTTCCTTTCACCACAAAAGACGACCTGGCCAGGAATAACGATGCATTCCTGTGCGTGGCAAAGTCGGACATTACTGATTTTGTGACCACCTCAGGCACCTTGTCTGATCCTGTGGCATTTTATCTGACGGATGCCGATGTGGACAGGCTTGCGCACAACGAAGCAGAGTCGTTCCGTTGTGCGGGTGGAACAGCCGGTGATATTTATCAGCTCATGACCACTATAGACAAGCGCTTTATGGCCGGGCTGGCTTACTGGATGGGTGCCCGAAAAATGGGAGCCGGTATCATCCGGGTAGGGCCGGGAGCACCTTTTCTTCAGTGGGAATCCATCCTTCGTTTTTCTCCCACTGTGCTCATCGCCATCCCGTCTTTTATTCCGAAACTTATTGACTATGCCGAAGCAAATGACATTGATTTCAGGTCCTCAGGAGTGAAATCGGTTATTTGTATCGGAGAGCCGATTCGCAACCCGGATTTTAGTCTGAACGAACTAGGTAAGCGGATCACTTCCAAGTGGGACATCCGGTTGTATTCCACCTATGCATCCACGGAAATGGGTGCGGCCTTTACCGAATGCGAACAAGGCAGGGGAGGCCATCTGAATCCCGACCTGCTGATACTGGAGGTGGTGGATGAAAACGGAAATGAGGTGAATGAAGGAGAACTCGGGGAAGTGGTAGTGACCACGCTGGGTGTTGAAGGCATGCCACTGATCAGGTATAAAACGGGGGACCTTTGTCATGTATACCACGCACCATGTGCCTGCGGGCGTGTCAGTACCAGGCTTGGGCCGGTTGTGGGACGCAAGCAGCAGATGATCAAGTTTAAAGGTACCACCATATTTCCTCCAGCGCTTTTTGACGTACTGGATATGGTCAGGGAAATAGATCTTTACCAGGTAGTCATATCCAAAAATGAGTACGGAAATGACGATATTACCATACTGCTTTCCATGCAGCTCCAGTCGGTATCTTTTCGGGAAAAATTGCATTCTTTATTCAAATCAAGACTTCGGGTAACGCCCGCTTTACAATTTATCACCGCTGAAGAACTTTCCTTTCGAATATACAAACAGGAGAAACGCAAACCTGAAAAATTAGTCTATATTTGA
- a CDS encoding YdcF family protein — MYKSVLVTACLLAVLLSGCNKIFFRSAEKSFQKGIKDQPYDAIIVPGYPYNGYSWDRVLTLRICWAKFLYDKGYTKNIIFSGGAVATPYIESRVMAYYAEALGIPAENLFTEERAEHSTENVYYSYRLAKEKGFKKIALATDPYQNGYMQKFVRKYQLPVAFLPTVLDTLRKLDTLQPSIDPKPALKENFVKLSDREGFFKRFRGTLGRYIVWHEEDLKKEKYKRRYRDRMIPARELTRDDK, encoded by the coding sequence GTGTATAAAAGTGTCCTGGTAACTGCTTGTTTATTGGCTGTTCTGCTGAGCGGATGTAACAAAATTTTTTTTCGTTCCGCCGAAAAATCTTTTCAAAAGGGTATTAAGGATCAGCCCTATGACGCTATCATTGTACCCGGATATCCTTATAATGGATACAGCTGGGACAGGGTGCTGACCTTGAGAATATGCTGGGCCAAATTCCTGTATGACAAAGGATATACCAAAAATATCATTTTTTCCGGCGGCGCCGTTGCCACGCCGTACATCGAAAGCCGTGTAATGGCCTATTACGCTGAGGCTTTGGGGATACCTGCTGAAAATTTGTTTACCGAAGAAAGGGCTGAACACAGCACGGAAAACGTTTACTACTCCTATCGGTTGGCAAAGGAAAAGGGTTTTAAGAAAATAGCTTTGGCTACTGACCCTTATCAAAACGGCTATATGCAAAAATTTGTGAGGAAATATCAATTGCCTGTTGCATTTTTGCCGACGGTATTGGACACCTTGCGAAAACTGGACACACTGCAGCCATCCATTGATCCTAAGCCGGCATTAAAAGAAAATTTTGTAAAACTTTCGGATAGAGAAGGGTTTTTTAAGCGGTTCAGGGGTACCCTTGGCAGGTACATTGTGTGGCACGAAGAGGATCTGAAAAAAGAGAAATATAAACGAAGATATCGGGACAGGATGATTCCTGCCCGGGAATTAACCAGGGACGATAAATAA
- a CDS encoding methyltransferase — MKKELSAIDAKYEAQKIAFGPMYFQAVIALRDLGILEYISKHRKGVEIDAIVANLDVTEYGVNLLIEAAEILGVLEIEDEKVKITKTGFFLLKDEMTRVNVNFMNDVCYLGAKAMTESIKNSKPEGLKTLGDWPTIYQGLSILPEPAKTAWFEFDHYYSDNAFPDALKIVFEKKPGLIFDVGGNTGKWSFACCDYDPEVRIKILDLPVQINVAKGNAAERGLLERIDFHEIDLLDSSQKIPKGADVIWMSQFLDCFSKEQIVQILKNAWQAASTETTLYILEPFFDNQNYPAAHYSLVATSLYFTIMANGNSKMYRIGTMKELVRLAGFEVVETYPLIGDSYHTILECKKVP; from the coding sequence ATGAAAAAAGAATTGTCGGCGATTGATGCCAAATACGAAGCTCAGAAAATTGCGTTTGGCCCCATGTACTTCCAGGCAGTGATAGCCCTTCGGGATTTGGGGATACTGGAGTACATCAGCAAGCATCGGAAAGGTGTTGAAATTGATGCCATTGTGGCCAACCTGGACGTAACCGAATATGGTGTGAACCTGCTGATAGAGGCGGCCGAAATTCTGGGAGTGCTGGAAATTGAAGACGAAAAGGTGAAAATAACCAAAACGGGTTTTTTCCTGCTGAAGGACGAAATGACCAGGGTCAATGTCAATTTTATGAATGACGTATGTTACCTTGGCGCAAAGGCCATGACGGAAAGCATAAAAAACAGCAAACCCGAAGGCTTGAAAACGCTCGGCGACTGGCCTACCATTTACCAGGGACTGTCTATTTTGCCGGAGCCTGCCAAAACTGCCTGGTTCGAATTTGATCATTACTATTCTGACAATGCCTTTCCTGATGCTCTGAAAATTGTTTTTGAAAAGAAGCCCGGACTTATTTTTGATGTGGGTGGAAATACCGGGAAATGGTCGTTTGCATGTTGTGATTATGATCCTGAAGTGAGGATAAAAATTCTCGATCTTCCGGTGCAGATTAATGTGGCTAAAGGCAATGCAGCTGAAAGAGGATTGCTGGAGCGGATCGATTTCCATGAAATAGATTTGCTGGACAGCAGCCAGAAAATTCCCAAAGGGGCTGATGTGATCTGGATGAGCCAGTTTCTGGATTGTTTTTCAAAAGAACAGATCGTTCAGATTCTTAAAAATGCATGGCAGGCGGCATCCACGGAAACCACCTTGTATATCCTGGAGCCGTTTTTTGACAACCAGAATTATCCGGCCGCGCATTATAGTCTGGTAGCTACGTCTTTGTATTTTACAATCATGGCCAACGGGAACAGTAAAATGTACCGGATCGGAACCATGAAAGAGCTGGTGAGGCTGGCGGGCTTTGAAGTGGTTGAGACCTATCCGCTCATTGGTGACAGCTATCATACCATTCTTGAATGTAAAAAAGTACCTTGA